A window from Salvia miltiorrhiza cultivar Shanhuang (shh) chromosome 2, IMPLAD_Smil_shh, whole genome shotgun sequence encodes these proteins:
- the LOC131008160 gene encoding uncharacterized protein LOC131008160, which produces MQMRYIILAVPTPVALHSHASSVPVFNGLNFSNWSEQIRFHLGVLDLDSALEVEEPAITDTSSAAEKSAHNAWVKSNKLSLMFMRMSVADNIKSTIPKTESVKEFMNSVKERSQTADKSVAGTLATDHHEI; this is translated from the coding sequence ATGCAAATGAGATATATTATCCTTGCAGTGCCTACCCCTGTTGCTCTTCATTCACATGCTTCGTCTGTTCCAGTTTTTAATGGACTCAACTTCTCTAATTGGTCTGAACAAATCCGATTTCACCTTGGTGTATTGGATCTTGATTCAGCACTTGAAGTTGAAGAGCCTGCTATCACTGATACTAGCAGTGCTGCTGAAAAGTCCGCCCATAATGCTTGGGTAAAGTCGAACAAACTGAGCCTTATGTTTATGCGAATGAGTGTAGCAGACAACATCAAGTCTACTATTCCTAAGACTGAAAGTGTTAAGGAATTCATGAATTCTGTGAAAGAACGTTCACAGACTGCTGATAAGTCTGTTGCTGGGACCTTAGCCACTGACCACCATGAAATTTGA
- the LOC131008161 gene encoding uncharacterized protein LOC131008161 has protein sequence MHWGWKNCPVAWHGAYTRGDQGEPTIILEVVASQDLWIWHAFFGVAGSNNDINVLHQSTLFNDVLAGHEAAVHFLANNSHHTRGYYLTDGIYPDWPVFVKSFQFPNDEKKRRFKVMQEATRKDVERAFGVLQARWGIIRGPSRLWKAEQMSSIMFA, from the coding sequence atgcattggggaTGGAAGAATTGCCCCGTGGCTTGGCACGGCGCCTACACTCGAGGGGATCAAGGCGAGCCAACAATTATATTAGAGGTCGTTGCTTCACAAGATTTGTGGATCTGGCATGCATTCTTTGGAGTCGCTGGGtccaacaacgacatcaacgtgctcCACCAGTCCACGCTATTCAACGATGTTTTAGCGGGGCATGAAGCGGCTGTGCACTTCCTCGCCAACAATTCTCACCACACTCGAGGATACTACTTAACAGACGGCATCTATCCGGACTGGCCGGTGTTCGTGAAGAGCTTCCAGTTTCCGAATGATGAGAAGAAGCGGAGGTTCAAGGTGATGCAAGAAGCTACAAGGAAGGATGTGGAACGAGCTTTCGGTGTTCTTCAGGCTCGGTGGGGTATAATCAGAGGACCGTCGCGTTTGTGGAAGGCggagcaaatgagttcgatcatGTTTGCATGA